A single region of the Biomaibacter acetigenes genome encodes:
- a CDS encoding YHS domain-containing protein, whose translation MDLNIIWILLAVGFTFLMMRGGGCCGGHGGHGGHGGYSGNGGHSHGGHSHGNHQNDMETVDFATDPVCGMKVSKKDAVIRTIDGKTYYFCSKDCADSFKG comes from the coding sequence ATGGATTTAAATATAATATGGATACTTTTAGCCGTAGGCTTTACGTTTCTTATGATGAGAGGAGGCGGTTGCTGCGGGGGTCATGGCGGCCATGGAGGACATGGAGGGTATAGCGGAAATGGAGGTCATTCCCATGGAGGACATTCTCACGGAAATCACCAAAATGACATGGAAACCGTAGACTTTGCGACAGACCCTGTATGTGGTATGAAGGTTTCAAAAAAAGATGCAGTTATCAGAACTATAGATGGAAAAACCTATTATTTCTGTAGTAAAGACTGCGCCGATTCTTTTAAAGGATAA
- a CDS encoding NAD(P)-dependent oxidoreductase: MCNQIAIASGMIGVSEAIAYAKKAGLDPVTVLKSIESGAAGSWSLSNLAPRMIKGDFTPGFYIKHFIKDMKIALESAKEMGLKMPGLELAFSLYENLAAEGEENSGTQALFKLYDR, translated from the coding sequence ATGTGCAACCAGATAGCCATCGCATCGGGAATGATAGGTGTATCGGAAGCTATAGCTTACGCCAAAAAGGCGGGATTAGATCCGGTTACGGTATTAAAGAGCATAGAGTCGGGAGCTGCGGGCAGCTGGTCTTTGAGCAATCTTGCCCCCAGGATGATAAAGGGTGATTTTACTCCGGGATTTTATATAAAACATTTTATTAAGGATATGAAAATAGCACTGGAGTCGGCAAAAGAGATGGGGCTTAAGATGCCAGGTCTTGAACTTGCATTTTCTTTATATGAAAATCTTGCCGCTGAAGGAGAAGAAAATAGCGGTACCCAGGCACTTTTCAAATTATATGATAGATAA
- a CDS encoding LDCC motif putative metal-binding protein: MANWFSKFLEKLAKANEKEFAGKKMDCCELHRNQG, from the coding sequence ATGGCTAACTGGTTCAGTAAATTCCTGGAAAAACTTGCTAAAGCCAATGAGAAAGAGTTTGCCGGTAAAAAGATGGATTGCTGTGAGTTGCACAGGAACCAGGGATAA